Proteins from one Triticum aestivum cultivar Chinese Spring chromosome 7A, IWGSC CS RefSeq v2.1, whole genome shotgun sequence genomic window:
- the LOC123146911 gene encoding forkhead box protein G1, translating into MTHSHHVQVSIPDAYSHSHHHVSTMPAASPAMTHSRHHSGGHHHHHHHHGQPPAALPGFPVPYAYPPPALASTTAVAPVLQPTRANSNRDKMTTGERICMCLVGLLVVGFIANIIFVFVSNWKYL; encoded by the exons ATGACGCACAGCCATCATGTCCAGGTCTCTATACCAGATGCATATTCGCACAGCCACCATCATGTCTCGACGATGCCGGCAGCATCGCCGGCGATGACGCACAGCCGTCATCACAGCGGcggccaccaccaccatcatcatcaccacggccAGCCGCCGGCGGCATTGCCAGGGTTCCCGGTGCCGTACGCGTACCCGCCCCCCGCCCTGGCGTCGACGACGGCAGTGGCGCCGGTCCTCCAGCCGACGCGGGCCAACTCCAACCGCGACAAAATGACCACCGGCGAACGTATTTGCATG TGTCTGGTCGGCCTGTTGGTAGTGGGCTTCATCGCCAACATCATCTTTGTATTCGTGAGCAACTGGAAATACCTTTAA
- the LOC123149588 gene encoding endo-1,3;1,4-beta-D-glucanase — protein MAMEVLYPFFLCLAVLTGRAVSAPPHSQCHDNPPDMTAARVEAGKVVHDFAGYTAYVTGAIHSDRAVVLASDVYGFEAPLLRKIADKIGEAGYYVVVPDFFNGQPLTGAPGENLTQWLSEHSPVKAAQDAKPIFATLRKERKFSLGVGGYCWGGKFAVEVAKMNEVKAVVISHPYSVIVGDMREVKCPIEILGGEYDQATPQKFIYQFLNALRKRSDKIPYFGKIFPGVCHGFACRYNVTNPFEVETGEQALALMVGWFEKHLK, from the exons ATGGCTATGGAGGTTCTGTACCCGTTCTTCCTCTGCCTCGCCGTGCTCACCGGCAGAGCAGTCTCCGCCCCACCACACTCGCAGTGCCACGACAACCCGCCGGACATGACGGCCGCCAGGGTCGAGGCGGGAAAGGTCGTCCATGACTTTGCTGGCTACACGGCTTACGTTACCGGCGCCATCCACTCCGACCGGGCCGTCGTCCTGGCCTCCGACGTCTACG GATTCGAAGCGCCGTTGCTGAG GAAGATAGCAGACAAAATTGGTGAAGCTGGATACTATGTCGTGGTCCCTGATTTCTTTAATGGGCAACCTTTAACGGGGGCACCAGGTGAAAACCTCACACAATGGCTCAGTGAGCACTCTCCG GTAAAAGCTGCTCAAGATGCTAAACCAATATTTGCAACCTTGAGAAAAGAGCGAAAATTTAGTCTTGGAGTTGGAGGATACTGTTGGGGTG GAAAGTTCGCAGTGGAGGTAGCGAAAATGAATGAGGTGAAGGCAGTTGTCATCTCCCATCCTTACTCAGTCATTGTCGGTGATATGAGAG AGGTCAAGTGTCCCATTGAAATCCTTGGAGGCGAATATGACCAAGCTACACCACAAAAGTTCATATATCAGTTTTTGAATGCCCTTCGCAAAAGAAGTGACAAG ATACCTTACTTCGGGAAGATCTTTCCAGGAGTTTGCCATGGCTTTGCTTGTAGATACAATGTCACCAACCCATTCGAAGTCGAAACCGGTGAACAAGCTCTTGCCCTAATGGTTGGATGGTTCGAGAAACATCTGAAATGA